A DNA window from Cobetia marina contains the following coding sequences:
- the hppD gene encoding 4-hydroxyphenylpyruvate dioxygenase, which produces MNAPARIEQHNPIGTDGFEFVEFTAPDAAGIDALRKLFNQLGFTETRRHRSKQVFLFQQHGINVVLNAEPNSPAARFAAIHGPSACAMAWRVADAEQAHRYALAHGARSVEHPVGPGEVGIPAVQGIGGSVLYFVDHHRERSIYDTDFVAIEGAVENANSVGLHTLDHLTHNVGRGQMDVWADFYARIANFREIRYFDIEGKMTGLFSRAMTAPCGKMHIPINESADDNSQIAEFIRDYNGEGIQHLAMATDDIYATVKALKANGVKFLTTPEPYYEKVDARVPNHEENVEDLKALSLLVDGAPGEGILLQIFTETVIGPIFFEIIQRKGNDGFGEGNFKALFESIEEDQIRRGVLEGER; this is translated from the coding sequence ATGAACGCACCGGCGCGTATCGAACAGCACAATCCCATCGGCACGGACGGCTTCGAGTTCGTCGAGTTCACGGCACCGGATGCCGCCGGGATCGATGCCCTGCGCAAGTTGTTCAATCAGCTCGGATTTACCGAGACCCGTCGCCATCGCTCCAAGCAGGTGTTCCTGTTCCAGCAGCATGGCATCAATGTGGTGCTCAACGCCGAGCCGAACAGCCCCGCGGCACGCTTCGCGGCGATTCATGGCCCGAGTGCCTGTGCGATGGCCTGGCGCGTGGCAGATGCCGAGCAGGCGCATCGCTACGCGCTGGCGCACGGTGCGCGCAGCGTCGAGCATCCGGTCGGGCCGGGCGAGGTGGGCATCCCGGCGGTGCAAGGGATTGGCGGCTCGGTGCTGTATTTCGTGGACCATCACCGGGAACGCTCGATCTACGACACCGACTTCGTCGCCATCGAGGGGGCGGTGGAGAATGCCAACAGCGTCGGCCTGCATACGCTGGATCATCTGACGCACAACGTCGGACGCGGCCAGATGGATGTGTGGGCGGACTTCTATGCTCGTATCGCCAACTTCCGCGAGATCCGTTATTTCGATATCGAGGGCAAGATGACCGGGCTCTTCTCGCGAGCCATGACAGCGCCCTGCGGCAAGATGCACATCCCCATCAACGAGTCCGCCGACGACAACTCCCAGATCGCGGAATTCATCCGGGATTACAACGGGGAAGGCATCCAGCATCTGGCGATGGCGACGGATGACATCTATGCCACCGTCAAGGCGCTCAAGGCCAATGGCGTCAAGTTCCTGACCACACCCGAACCCTATTATGAAAAGGTCGATGCACGGGTGCCCAACCATGAAGAGAACGTCGAGGATCTCAAGGCCTTGAGCCTGCTGGTGGATGGCGCACCGGGTGAAGGAATCCTGTTGCAGATCTTCACCGAGACGGTGATCGGGCCGATCTTCTTCGAGATCATCCAGCGCAAGGGCAATGACGGTTTCGGTGAAGGCAATTTCAAGGCGCTGTTCGAATCCATCGAGGAAGACCAGATCCGTCGCGGGGTGCTGGAGGGCGAGCGGTGA
- the cfa gene encoding cyclopropane fatty acyl phospholipid synthase — MSIEQRLAPVALPENRQRQIVERLLSGSGVSLNGPDPWDICVRHPDLFRRVLNQGSLGLGEAYMEGWWDCERIDEMIHRLLKHGLGERAHTFGERIAYRLQAGVINLQSRRRAEVVGKVHYDFGNDLFTRMLDPTLCYSCGYWKGLPIAPENLEQAQQAKLDLACRKLGLTPGMRVLDIGCGWGSFAAYAARHYGVEVVGITISAEQAALAREHCHGLPVEILLKDYRDEQFRHEVGTFDAIVSIGMFEHVGHKNYATYFTRVAQLLRPGGRFVLHTIGSNLSDISADPWVNRYIFPNGVLPSASQLIQASEHHLIMEDWQNFGADYDPTLMAWRANLDARWHELADTYTTRDKRMFEYYLGACAGAFRARQLQLWQVVFTHGNPGRYDAPR; from the coding sequence ATGAGTATCGAACAACGCCTGGCCCCCGTTGCACTACCCGAAAACCGTCAACGACAGATCGTCGAGCGCCTGCTCTCTGGCTCCGGGGTCAGTCTGAATGGCCCTGACCCCTGGGATATCTGCGTCCGCCATCCGGATCTGTTCCGGCGGGTGCTGAATCAGGGCAGTCTGGGGCTGGGTGAGGCTTACATGGAAGGCTGGTGGGATTGCGAACGGATCGACGAGATGATCCATCGCCTGCTCAAGCATGGGCTGGGGGAGCGAGCCCACACCTTTGGTGAGCGCATCGCCTACCGCCTCCAGGCAGGAGTCATCAATCTGCAGAGCCGTCGTCGTGCCGAGGTGGTGGGCAAGGTGCATTACGACTTCGGCAATGACCTCTTCACCCGCATGCTGGACCCGACCCTGTGCTACAGCTGCGGATACTGGAAGGGATTGCCGATCGCGCCGGAGAACCTGGAGCAGGCCCAGCAGGCCAAGCTGGATCTCGCCTGTCGCAAGCTCGGGCTGACACCCGGCATGCGCGTGCTGGACATCGGCTGTGGCTGGGGAAGCTTCGCCGCCTACGCCGCGCGCCACTATGGCGTGGAAGTCGTCGGCATCACCATTTCCGCCGAGCAGGCGGCGCTGGCGCGGGAACATTGCCATGGCCTGCCAGTGGAGATCCTGCTCAAGGATTACCGTGACGAGCAATTCCGTCACGAGGTCGGCACCTTCGATGCCATCGTGTCCATCGGCATGTTCGAGCACGTCGGCCACAAGAACTACGCGACCTACTTCACCCGTGTCGCGCAGCTGCTGCGCCCCGGCGGTCGCTTCGTGCTGCACACCATCGGCTCCAACCTGAGCGACATCTCCGCGGACCCCTGGGTCAATCGCTACATCTTCCCCAACGGCGTGCTGCCCAGTGCCAGTCAACTGATCCAGGCCAGCGAGCATCACCTGATCATGGAGGACTGGCAGAATTTCGGTGCCGACTACGACCCGACGCTGATGGCATGGCGTGCCAACCTCGATGCCAGATGGCATGAACTGGCCGACACCTACACGACGCGGGACAAGCGCATGTTCGAGTATTATCTGGGTGCCTGTGCCGGGGCCTTCCGCGCCCGCCAGCTTCAGCTCTGGCAGGTGGTCTTCACCCACGGCAATCCGGGGCGTTACGACGCACCACGCTGA
- a CDS encoding MarR family transcriptional regulator — MQQGTDDEVALQAMKACDDAQPLHETIKPSLGGLLGRVHRLWRTSITTAVEPLGMTEARWTVMVHLEKLGEGCTQQMLASELGIEMPSLTRTLNQLECQQLIRREPHATDRRARCLWFTEAGHECLVQLGERIARVREELYVGFEDESLDQLAGMLQALERNARHSISRSQAESAGNAPASRTGARGTRSRSPATHRES, encoded by the coding sequence ATGCAACAAGGCACTGACGACGAAGTGGCGCTGCAGGCGATGAAAGCCTGTGATGATGCTCAACCCCTTCACGAGACCATCAAGCCCTCCCTGGGAGGCCTGCTCGGGCGTGTCCACCGCCTGTGGCGTACCTCGATCACGACCGCGGTCGAGCCATTGGGGATGACGGAAGCCCGCTGGACGGTGATGGTGCATCTGGAGAAGCTTGGCGAGGGCTGTACCCAGCAGATGCTGGCCAGCGAGCTGGGAATCGAGATGCCGTCGTTGACGCGCACGCTCAATCAGCTCGAGTGTCAGCAGCTGATTCGTCGCGAACCCCACGCCACGGATCGTCGTGCTCGCTGCCTGTGGTTCACCGAGGCGGGGCATGAATGCCTTGTGCAATTGGGTGAGCGCATCGCGCGAGTTCGCGAGGAGCTATATGTCGGCTTCGAGGATGAATCGCTGGATCAGCTGGCCGGCATGCTTCAGGCGCTGGAGCGCAATGCCAGGCACAGCATCTCCCGCTCGCAGGCCGAGTCGGCAGGCAATGCCCCGGCATCACGGACAGGTGCCAGAGGGACGCGCTCCCGGTCACCGGCGACGCATCGTGAGTCATGA
- a CDS encoding sigma-54-dependent transcriptional regulator: MRLKLTCQNRIGILRDILAPFADYGLNVLRGEVGGEANNSIYLHVPNMLRMQLSTLKPALEEIPGVFKVTRVSLMPTERRHLELNALLSSLSDPVMSIDMEGRVVAANRAAGKLLGVRIDEVPGLALTRHIQDVDLPELIRRNNARVNGLRLRVGEETFLADIAPLHTENEDVASLAGAVVTLHRADRLGSRIYQIQRTEVRGFEAIFQASRQLSAVVKEARRMAPLDAPLLIEGETGTGKELLARACHLASPRGQAPFMALNCAGLPESMAETELFGYAPGAFEGARPEGKLGLLELTSGGTIFLDEVGEMSPRMQVKLLRFLQDGGFRRVGSDEETFLDVRVICATQQDLPALSSEGRFRHDLFHRLNVLCVQIPPLRECLDGLEELAHHFLERAVRQIGARVRTLSPEAMARLRGYHWPGNVRQLENVLFQAVSLCEGEVIEAQHLRLIGEVRDEGLDSIDLAGSLGDIHDEVERRVLARLYPEFPSSRLLAKRLGVSHTTIANKLKRHGIGSEAD, translated from the coding sequence ATGCGCCTCAAACTGACCTGTCAGAACCGGATCGGGATTCTGCGCGACATCCTGGCCCCCTTTGCCGATTACGGCCTCAACGTGTTGCGTGGTGAGGTCGGTGGGGAGGCCAACAATTCCATCTATCTGCATGTTCCCAACATGCTGCGCATGCAGCTCTCCACCCTGAAGCCAGCACTGGAGGAAATTCCCGGGGTCTTCAAGGTCACCCGGGTCAGCCTGATGCCCACCGAGCGGCGTCATCTGGAGCTCAATGCGCTGTTGTCATCACTGTCTGATCCGGTGATGTCCATCGACATGGAGGGACGCGTGGTGGCGGCCAATCGTGCGGCCGGCAAGCTCTTGGGCGTCCGCATCGATGAGGTGCCGGGGCTGGCACTGACGCGTCACATCCAGGATGTCGACCTGCCGGAGCTGATCCGGCGCAACAATGCCCGCGTCAACGGCCTGCGCCTGCGTGTCGGAGAGGAAACCTTCCTGGCCGACATCGCGCCGCTGCATACCGAGAACGAGGACGTGGCCTCGCTGGCGGGGGCCGTGGTCACCCTGCATCGTGCGGACCGTCTGGGCTCGCGTATCTATCAGATCCAGCGTACCGAGGTGCGGGGGTTCGAGGCCATCTTCCAGGCAAGCCGTCAGCTGTCCGCCGTGGTCAAGGAGGCCAGGCGCATGGCGCCGCTGGATGCCCCGCTGTTGATCGAGGGCGAGACCGGCACCGGCAAGGAATTGCTGGCGCGCGCCTGCCATCTGGCCAGTCCACGCGGGCAGGCACCGTTCATGGCGCTCAACTGTGCGGGCCTGCCGGAGTCAATGGCCGAGACGGAGCTGTTCGGTTACGCCCCGGGCGCCTTCGAGGGGGCACGGCCGGAAGGCAAGCTGGGTCTGCTGGAGCTGACCAGTGGTGGCACCATCTTCCTCGATGAGGTCGGCGAGATGAGCCCGCGCATGCAGGTCAAGCTGCTGCGCTTTCTGCAGGATGGTGGCTTCAGGCGTGTCGGCAGCGATGAAGAGACCTTTCTGGATGTGCGCGTCATCTGCGCGACCCAGCAGGACCTGCCGGCGCTGAGCAGCGAAGGGCGCTTCCGCCACGACCTCTTCCATCGTCTCAATGTGCTGTGCGTGCAGATTCCGCCACTCAGGGAATGCCTGGATGGACTGGAGGAGCTGGCACATCACTTTCTCGAACGTGCCGTGCGCCAGATCGGAGCGCGTGTTCGCACTCTCTCACCGGAGGCGATGGCACGCCTGCGCGGCTATCACTGGCCCGGCAACGTGCGCCAGCTGGAAAACGTGCTGTTCCAGGCGGTCTCGCTGTGCGAGGGCGAGGTGATCGAGGCGCAGCATCTGCGCCTGATTGGCGAGGTGCGCGATGAAGGTCTGGACAGCATCGATCTGGCAGGCAGCCTCGGCGATATCCACGACGAGGTGGAGCGGCGCGTGCTGGCGCGTCTTTATCCGGAGTTCCCCTCCAGCCGACTGCTGGCCAAGCGTCTTGGTGTCTCGCACACCACCATTGCCAACAAGCTCAAGCGCCACGGGATCGGCTCGGAGGCGGACTAG
- a CDS encoding EamA family transporter, producing MQGRDLLLITSVMAIWGFNFSMIKLGVSDMDPLLIAAARFACATFPLIFFIRKPQVPWRYLMAYGLVFGTGIWGMASCSITFGLSSGMAAVLLQTDVLTTVLVGVLLYREIISPRMAAGILVSLVGLVVSVFTTNGNVTLAGLAFILLAAICWPLAGVILRSSGTRTPFAFNLWGMLFAPLPLMALSVAMNGWGVLSATYQQWGMDAWVSVLFQAYPTTLFGYWVWNRMLLKYPMSQLAPMTLLVSVFALLSGYAIFDEQLSLAQWLSCSIFLFGIALVLYPPRRKALAACG from the coding sequence ATGCAGGGACGCGATCTATTGCTCATCACCAGCGTGATGGCAATCTGGGGCTTCAACTTCTCGATGATCAAGCTGGGGGTCAGTGACATGGATCCCTTGCTGATCGCCGCGGCGCGCTTCGCGTGTGCCACCTTTCCGCTCATCTTCTTCATCCGCAAGCCGCAGGTGCCGTGGCGCTACCTGATGGCCTACGGGCTGGTGTTCGGTACCGGTATCTGGGGCATGGCCTCATGCTCGATCACCTTCGGGCTGTCCTCTGGCATGGCGGCGGTCCTGTTGCAGACCGATGTGCTGACCACGGTGCTGGTCGGCGTGCTGCTCTACCGGGAGATCATCTCTCCGCGCATGGCGGCAGGTATTCTGGTCTCGCTGGTGGGGCTGGTGGTCTCCGTCTTCACCACCAACGGCAACGTGACCCTGGCGGGACTTGCCTTCATCCTGCTGGCGGCGATCTGCTGGCCCCTGGCTGGCGTGATTCTGCGCAGCTCCGGCACGCGCACACCTTTCGCCTTCAACCTCTGGGGCATGCTGTTTGCGCCGCTACCGCTGATGGCGTTGAGCGTCGCGATGAATGGCTGGGGGGTGCTGAGTGCCACCTATCAACAGTGGGGGATGGATGCCTGGGTCTCGGTGCTGTTCCAGGCCTATCCGACGACCCTCTTTGGTTACTGGGTCTGGAACCGGATGCTGCTCAAGTATCCGATGAGTCAACTGGCCCCCATGACCTTGCTGGTCTCGGTGTTCGCGTTGCTCAGTGGTTACGCCATCTTTGATGAGCAGTTGTCGCTGGCACAGTGGCTCTCGTGCAGCATCTTCCTGTTCGGGATCGCGCTGGTGCTCTATCCCCCGCGTCGCAAGGCGCTTGCGGCCTGTGGCTGA
- a CDS encoding LysE/ArgO family amino acid transporter, with the protein MWWSVFNGAGVGAGLIIAIGAQNAFVLGQGLKREHQWWVAGLCALCDWLLIVAGVLGLGALMQQSPMLMSIARWGGVAFLLWQAVKALGRMRSGGQLTASTALKASLGKVLMATLAVTLLNPQVYLDTLVMLGAIGAQQSSPAGFIAGASLASMVWFFGLVACAGWLAPRLTSPRAWQVIEAFIAAILLAVAWQLGSGAWL; encoded by the coding sequence ATGTGGTGGTCAGTGTTCAATGGAGCAGGTGTCGGGGCCGGGCTGATCATCGCCATCGGTGCCCAGAATGCCTTCGTGCTGGGTCAGGGACTCAAGCGCGAACATCAATGGTGGGTCGCGGGGCTCTGTGCGCTGTGTGATTGGCTGCTGATCGTGGCGGGGGTCTTGGGGCTGGGGGCCTTGATGCAGCAATCCCCCATGTTGATGAGCATCGCGCGTTGGGGAGGTGTCGCCTTCCTGCTCTGGCAAGCCGTCAAGGCGCTGGGGCGCATGCGCAGTGGTGGGCAGCTCACGGCGAGTACGGCGCTCAAGGCGAGCCTTGGCAAGGTGCTGATGGCGACTCTGGCGGTGACCTTGCTCAATCCGCAGGTCTATCTGGATACCCTGGTGATGCTGGGTGCCATCGGGGCACAACAGAGCTCGCCGGCGGGCTTCATCGCCGGAGCCAGCCTGGCCTCGATGGTCTGGTTCTTCGGGCTGGTGGCCTGTGCTGGCTGGCTGGCACCCCGCCTGACCAGTCCGCGTGCCTGGCAGGTCATCGAAGCCTTCATCGCGGCCATTCTGCTGGCCGTCGCCTGGCAGCTGGGCAGTGGCGCCTGGCTCTAG
- the argE gene encoding acetylornithine deacetylase gives MHASATSAVDTASLMPQHADFSDWPNSREWLAHLIHFATVSRDSNLALIHCLRDALEVAGVSAEIIHDDGGDKANLLAVIGPDVEGGVVLSGHTDVVPVEGQAWDSDPFTLREADGRLYGRGSSDMKGFIACCMAAVPALVSAARDGKLERPVIFAFSYDEEIGCLGAPRMIARLRDRLPRPAAVLVGEPTLMSVVDAHKGITVIRTTVTGKPSHSSQVNLGVSAIHLAARMVTFIEDRMQARIDCGHLDERFEVPHASLHVGRIEGGTAVNITAGQCIFDWELRHLPGEDVEAMLAEIDAYAERLLVPYRERAPEVAIHSERTVKTVPALGQGERDPAIHLCQRLLGEARASQAVTYATEAGQFQREGWPTVVCGPGSISVAHQANEYIDIRQLAACDRFLAQLVREQQTS, from the coding sequence ATGCACGCTTCCGCCACCAGCGCCGTCGATACCGCCAGCCTGATGCCTCAGCACGCCGACTTCTCCGATTGGCCGAACAGCCGTGAATGGCTGGCGCATCTGATCCATTTCGCGACCGTGTCACGTGACTCGAATCTGGCGTTGATCCATTGCCTGCGTGATGCTCTGGAAGTGGCCGGTGTCAGCGCCGAGATCATTCATGATGATGGCGGTGACAAGGCCAATCTGCTCGCGGTGATCGGCCCTGACGTGGAGGGCGGTGTGGTGCTGTCCGGGCATACCGATGTGGTGCCGGTGGAGGGGCAGGCCTGGGACAGTGATCCCTTCACGCTGCGCGAGGCCGATGGCCGCCTGTATGGGCGGGGCTCATCCGACATGAAGGGCTTCATCGCCTGCTGCATGGCGGCGGTGCCGGCGCTGGTGAGTGCAGCGCGTGATGGCAAGCTTGAAAGGCCTGTGATTTTCGCCTTCTCGTATGATGAAGAAATCGGCTGTCTCGGCGCGCCGCGCATGATCGCGCGTCTGCGTGATCGCCTGCCGCGCCCGGCGGCGGTGCTGGTGGGGGAGCCGACCTTGATGAGCGTCGTCGATGCCCACAAGGGCATCACGGTCATCCGCACCACGGTGACCGGCAAGCCGTCGCATTCCAGTCAGGTCAATCTGGGGGTCAGCGCGATTCATCTGGCGGCACGCATGGTCACCTTCATCGAGGACCGCATGCAGGCGCGCATCGATTGTGGGCATCTCGACGAGCGTTTCGAGGTGCCGCATGCCAGCCTGCATGTCGGGCGCATCGAAGGCGGCACGGCTGTCAACATCACCGCAGGGCAGTGCATCTTCGATTGGGAGTTGCGCCATCTGCCGGGCGAGGATGTCGAGGCGATGCTGGCGGAGATCGATGCCTACGCGGAGCGTCTGCTCGTGCCCTATCGCGAGCGGGCGCCCGAGGTGGCGATCCACAGTGAGCGCACGGTGAAGACGGTGCCGGCGCTGGGGCAGGGCGAACGTGATCCGGCGATCCATCTCTGTCAGCGTCTGCTGGGGGAGGCGCGTGCCAGTCAGGCGGTGACCTATGCCACCGAAGCGGGCCAGTTCCAGCGCGAAGGCTGGCCGACGGTGGTCTGCGGGCCCGGCTCCATCAGCGTGGCCCATCAGGCCAACGAGTACATCGACATCCGCCAGCTGGCGGCCTGTGATCGCTTTCTCGCTCAGCTGGTGCGTGAGCAGCAGACGAGCTGA
- the fdhA gene encoding formaldehyde dehydrogenase, glutathione-independent has product MSANANRGVVYQGAGKVSVESLDYPTLALGNRKCEHGVILKVVSTNICGSDQHMVRGRTTAPQGLVLGHEITGLVVEAGRDVEFIKVGDIVSVPFNIACGRCRNCKEGKTGICLNVNPARPGAAYGYVDMGGWTGGQTDYVMVPYADFNLLKFPDADQAMEKIRDLTLLSDIFPTGFHGCVTAGVGPGATVYIAGAGPVGLAAAVSAQLLGAACVIVGDMIPERLQQAESFGCETIDLRQEGSMEDKVEAILGEREVDCFVDCVGFEAHGCGCDHGREQPATVLNSAMALTRAGGQIGIPGLYVTEDPGAEDEAAKVGALSMRFGLGWAKSHSLHTGQCPVMKYHRPLMQAILFGRVNIADAVNVQVISLEEAPQGYADFDGGAAKKFVIDPHAMVRNGRAA; this is encoded by the coding sequence ATGTCAGCCAATGCCAATCGCGGAGTCGTCTACCAGGGAGCGGGGAAGGTGAGTGTCGAATCACTGGACTATCCGACCCTGGCGCTGGGAAATCGCAAGTGTGAACACGGCGTCATTCTCAAGGTCGTCTCGACCAATATCTGTGGTAGCGATCAGCACATGGTGCGTGGCCGGACCACGGCACCCCAGGGCCTGGTGCTGGGCCACGAGATCACCGGACTGGTCGTCGAGGCTGGCCGCGACGTGGAATTCATCAAGGTCGGTGACATCGTCTCGGTCCCGTTCAACATCGCCTGCGGGCGCTGCCGCAACTGCAAGGAAGGCAAGACGGGGATCTGTCTGAACGTCAATCCGGCGCGTCCCGGCGCAGCCTATGGCTATGTCGACATGGGCGGCTGGACTGGCGGTCAGACGGATTACGTCATGGTGCCCTATGCCGACTTCAACCTGCTCAAGTTCCCGGATGCCGATCAGGCGATGGAGAAGATCCGTGACCTGACGCTGCTCTCCGACATCTTCCCGACAGGCTTCCATGGCTGCGTGACTGCAGGGGTCGGGCCGGGTGCCACGGTCTACATCGCGGGGGCCGGGCCGGTCGGACTGGCGGCGGCGGTGTCTGCCCAGCTGCTGGGGGCGGCCTGCGTCATCGTCGGCGACATGATTCCCGAGCGTTTGCAGCAGGCCGAGAGCTTCGGCTGCGAGACCATCGACCTGCGTCAGGAAGGCTCGATGGAGGACAAGGTCGAGGCGATTCTCGGCGAGCGCGAAGTGGATTGCTTCGTCGATTGCGTCGGCTTCGAGGCGCATGGCTGTGGATGTGATCATGGGCGTGAGCAGCCGGCGACGGTGCTCAACTCGGCAATGGCGTTGACGCGTGCCGGCGGCCAGATCGGCATTCCCGGCCTCTATGTCACCGAAGACCCGGGCGCCGAGGATGAGGCCGCCAAGGTCGGTGCACTCTCCATGCGCTTCGGACTGGGCTGGGCCAAGTCTCACTCGTTGCACACGGGGCAGTGTCCGGTGATGAAGTATCACCGCCCGCTGATGCAGGCGATCCTGTTCGGGCGCGTCAATATCGCGGATGCGGTCAACGTGCAGGTCATCAGTCTGGAAGAAGCGCCGCAGGGCTACGCGGACTTCGACGGTGGCGCTGCCAAGAAATTCGTCATCGACCCCCATGCCATGGTGCGCAACGGGCGCGCTGCCTGA
- a CDS encoding LysR family transcriptional regulator ArgP, with translation MLDYKLLEALAAVIDQAGFERGARALGLTQSAVSQRIKLLEARLGQPVLVRTPRLGPTPLGRRLLNHVQQVRLLEHDLLDQIPALGDSEQRLRIAINADSLATWWPQVTGAFCQTHELLLDMLVEDQEVALKRMRDGEVAGCICSTPRPVQGARSHPLGSMRYRALASPDFVRRHIAGEDGVIPSRLPAEKLRSMPAIVYGRDDRLQHRLLAEMGFDEPFPHHLCPSSEGFVHLALSGMGYGMIPEQQARHLLDSGELVDIAPDHALDIPLYWHHWRHGGSTLEQLTDHLLRHCSAMLLPIPEQQPPRPGTL, from the coding sequence ATGCTGGACTACAAACTGCTGGAGGCGCTGGCCGCCGTCATCGACCAGGCAGGTTTCGAGCGCGGGGCACGCGCGCTGGGCCTGACACAATCAGCGGTCTCGCAGCGCATCAAGCTGCTGGAGGCCCGTCTGGGTCAGCCGGTACTGGTGCGCACGCCACGCCTGGGACCGACTCCACTGGGGCGGCGTCTGCTCAACCATGTGCAGCAGGTGCGCCTGCTGGAGCATGACCTGCTGGATCAGATTCCCGCTCTCGGTGACAGCGAGCAGCGCCTGCGCATCGCCATCAATGCCGACTCGCTGGCCACCTGGTGGCCACAGGTCACCGGTGCCTTCTGTCAGACGCACGAGCTGCTGCTGGACATGCTGGTGGAAGATCAGGAGGTCGCCCTCAAGCGCATGCGCGATGGCGAGGTGGCGGGCTGCATCTGCTCGACCCCACGCCCGGTCCAGGGGGCTCGCTCACACCCGCTGGGCAGCATGCGGTATCGCGCATTGGCCAGCCCGGATTTCGTGCGCCGCCACATCGCCGGAGAGGATGGCGTCATCCCGTCACGTCTGCCTGCCGAGAAACTGCGCAGCATGCCCGCCATCGTCTATGGCCGGGATGACCGTCTGCAGCATCGGCTGCTGGCCGAGATGGGCTTCGACGAGCCTTTCCCGCATCACCTCTGTCCCTCCTCAGAAGGCTTCGTTCACCTGGCCTTGAGTGGCATGGGCTATGGGATGATTCCCGAGCAGCAGGCGCGCCACCTGCTGGACAGCGGTGAACTGGTCGATATCGCGCCGGACCACGCGCTGGACATCCCGCTCTACTGGCATCACTGGCGCCATGGCGGCAGCACCCTCGAACAGCTCACTGATCACCTGCTGCGTCACTGCAGCGCCATGCTGCTGCCCATACCGGAGCAGCAACCGCCACGCCCGGGGACCCTGTGA
- a CDS encoding aminotransferase-like domain-containing protein: MARYRQLAEKCIQDIQAGRLSTGDRMLSLRQFARQHGISVSTAVSCYAELESQGWLMARPQSGFFIVEPSRVMPAPTWQSFESRVITPATHRHRTQRWCGPLGTAHLALDKATRQALDRSLRRAMKRAVHTLNQYPAAQGEPALLSALASHFTQAGFVLGSEELVITHGCMDAVRTALEVCTQPGDTVAVSSPCYNGLLDLLSQLSLDVIEIPSSAQGIDLDQFEQHLANGQLQAGLFCTTHMNPQGITLTPAQKQRLARLANHYRVPVIEDDVYLELTHREAPPLPTACHDEGGFVIWCGSVSKTLSPSYRLGWCRPGRFLPPYLKRALGVPTLVQCTVADFIDSGAYASHLKRVRHQLSQHKAHYLNYLSQHLPEGSRVTQPQGGLVLWIEVPGLDARALGKAAEQAQLDIRIGPWFTESARYRNCLRLNIGLAPDERIEQELARLMTLIANHCKR; this comes from the coding sequence ATGGCACGCTATCGACAGCTGGCAGAGAAGTGCATTCAGGATATTCAGGCCGGCAGACTCAGTACCGGGGATCGCATGCTGTCGCTGCGCCAGTTTGCCCGCCAGCACGGCATCAGCGTGTCGACGGCGGTCAGCTGTTATGCGGAGCTGGAATCGCAGGGCTGGCTGATGGCTCGCCCACAATCGGGGTTCTTCATCGTCGAGCCCTCACGTGTCATGCCCGCGCCCACCTGGCAGTCCTTCGAGAGCCGAGTCATCACACCCGCCACGCATCGCCATCGCACGCAGAGGTGGTGCGGGCCGCTGGGCACTGCGCATCTGGCGCTGGACAAGGCGACCCGGCAGGCACTGGATCGCAGCCTGCGCCGCGCCATGAAGCGGGCCGTGCATACCCTCAACCAGTATCCCGCCGCGCAAGGCGAACCCGCACTGTTGAGCGCCCTGGCGAGCCATTTCACCCAGGCCGGCTTTGTGCTGGGCAGTGAGGAGCTGGTCATCACTCACGGCTGCATGGATGCGGTCAGGACGGCGCTTGAGGTCTGCACGCAACCCGGCGACACGGTGGCAGTCAGCTCACCGTGCTACAACGGCCTGCTGGATCTACTCTCGCAGCTGTCCCTCGACGTGATCGAGATTCCCTCGAGTGCACAAGGCATCGATCTCGATCAGTTCGAACAGCATCTCGCCAACGGTCAGCTGCAGGCCGGGCTGTTCTGCACCACTCACATGAATCCCCAGGGCATCACCCTCACTCCCGCGCAGAAACAGCGCCTGGCCAGGCTTGCCAATCACTACCGCGTGCCGGTGATCGAGGATGATGTCTATCTCGAGCTCACCCATCGCGAAGCGCCGCCACTGCCAACGGCCTGCCACGACGAAGGTGGCTTCGTCATCTGGTGTGGTTCGGTCTCCAAGACCCTGTCACCGAGCTACCGACTGGGCTGGTGTCGGCCCGGTCGATTCCTTCCGCCATATCTCAAGCGCGCGCTGGGTGTGCCGACGCTGGTACAGTGCACCGTCGCGGACTTCATCGATTCCGGCGCCTATGCCAGTCACCTCAAACGTGTCCGTCACCAGCTCAGCCAGCACAAGGCCCACTACCTCAACTATCTGAGTCAGCATCTGCCCGAGGGCAGTCGCGTGACGCAACCACAAGGTGGCCTGGTGCTGTGGATCGAGGTGCCCGGCCTCGATGCCAGGGCCCTCGGCAAGGCCGCCGAGCAGGCACAGCTAGATATCCGGATCGGCCCCTGGTTTACCGAATCTGCGCGCTATCGCAATTGTCTGCGTCTCAATATCGGCCTTGCACCGGATGAGCGGATCGAGCAGGAACTCGCCCGCCTGATGACGTTGATCGCGAATCACTGCAAACGCTGA